The window aaccctaaccctatgaactgaaactaaccctaaccctatgaactgaaactaaccctaaccctatgaacTGAACGGAATAGGTTGGAATCGATTCAGAATCTAATCATGACCCCATCGTAGATGTGTCTAACGGTGACCTGGTCACCTGGTTGAGTGTCTAAGCCTGACCACCTGATGGAGTGTCTAACCCTGACCTGGTCACTATCGGTGACCAGCTCCCTAGCGTTGCCTGGTCAACTGGTTGAGTGTCTAAAGACCTGACCATCTGATTGAGAGTATATCGGCTATCTGGTTGAGTGTCTAAGCCTGACCTGGTCACCATCGGTGACCTGGTCACCTGGTTGGGTGTCTAAGCCTGACCTGGTCACTAGCGGTCACCTGGTTGAGTGTCTATGCCTGACCTGGTTGAGTGTCTAAGCCTGACCACCTGATGGAGTGTCTAACCCTGACCTGGTCACTATCGGTGACCAGCTCCCTAGCGTTGCCTGGTCAACTGGTTGAGTGTCTAAAGACCTGACCATCTGATTGAGAGTATATCGGCTATCTGGTTGAGTGTCTAAGCCTGACCTGGTCACCATCGGTGACCTGGTCACCTGGTTGGGTGTCTAAGCCTGACCTGGTCACTAGCGGTCACCTGGTCACCTGGTTGAGTGTCTGAGCCTGACCTGGTCACTAGCGGTGACCTGGTCACTAGCGGTGACCTGGTCACCTGGTTGAGTGTCTAAGCCTGACCTGGTCACTAGCGGTGACCTGGTCACCTGGTTGAGTGTCTGAGCCTGACCTGGTCACTAGCGGTGACCTGGTCACCTGGTTGAGTGTCTAAGCCTGACCACCTGATCTTTGTTTGAAGGACCCCAGCCGCAGCCTGTCTCCGTACTCTGACTGGATGGTTAGGAGGGGAATGGTGGGTTCTGTCTGGGAGCCGGGCTCTGAGCGTTTCATGGCTGCACCCGTTCTGATCGCCTTGTCTTGTTTTTATTTGGCTCCCAGTTCATCCCTGCTGCTTGGTGGAAAGCATGCGTACGTGTTCTGtgattgtattattatttagagTTTGGTGTTGGAGGATCCTGCATGCAGGTGAGACGGCGTTCTGCATGTggtggtgacctctgacctccagaccTAAAGGTCATCAGGGCTCCTGTGACCTCTGGCCTGCAGGTCATCAGGGCTcccgtgacctctgacctccagaccTAAAGGTCATCAGGGCTCCTGTGCCCTCTGACCTGCAGCTGTGATGACATGTGACCTTATTTTGCCCAATGAGGAAGAAGCATCCCACTGTTATTGCCCCTCTGTGTTATCCTCCTGTCGACTGCGCTGTgtacatatctatatctatagatatagatcaaTTAATTCAATTTTTAATTTGAAGTATCATTATTCCATATCTAATTTTGTGCAGCGTCCTTATGGTGTAATTGCATGTTCTGCAGGTGTTTTAAAGGTATTCAGTTATGCATCAttggtgtttgtatgtgcttgATGTTCTGGTGTAAGCAAGGTTTCACTCCATTAcactatacagtatgtacactatATATCACTATACAGTATGTACGTACACtaatacagtatgtacactatATATTACACTATACAGTATTTACACTATGTATTAcactatacagtatgtacactatatattacactatacagtatgtacactatatattacactatacagtatgtacactatatatatcactatacagtatgtacactatAAATTAcactatacagtatgtacactatAAATTAcactatacagtatgtacactatAAATTAcactatacagtatgtacactatatattacactatacagtatgtacactatatatatcactatacagtatgtacactatAAATTAcactatacagtatgtacactgtaTATTAcactatacagtatgtacactgtaTATTAcactatacagtatgtacactagCTAGCTAGCCTCATGTGGACACAGAGCAGGAAGCTAAGCTAGCTAGCCTCATGTGGACACAGAGCAGGAAGCTAAGCTAGCTAGCCTCATGTGGACACAGAGGAGGAAGCTAAGCTAGCTAGCCTCATGTGGACACAGAGCAGGAAGCTAAGCTAGCTAGCCTCATGTGGACGCAGAGCAGGAAGCTAAGCTAGCTAGCCTCATGTGGACACAGAGCAGGAAGCTAAGCTAGCTAGCCTCATGTGGACACAGAGCAGGAAGCTAATCTCAGCACCGACTCTTTTCCTCAGATTCCTCTCAACCAATCGAACATGATGGACGACGTTGAGAAATGGTTGGATTACGATGACGAGGTCAGTGATTGGttcctagggttagggttagagtactGAACAGGCTGTAGTATAAAACTGATCTCCTGATCCCACAGAATGCTGACTTTGACGACTCGGAGGGCGTGACCAGTGCAGGTAAGCCTCCCTGGTCCCAAGgtcccctcccctggtcccctcccctggtcctctccactggtcccctcccctggtccccTCCACTGGTCCCCTCCTCTGgtcccctcccctggtcctctggtcccctcctctggtcccctcctctggtcctctggtcccctcccctggtcctctccactggtcctctggtcccctcctctggtcccctcccctggtcctctcccctggtcctctggtcccctcctctggtcccctccactggtcccctcccctggtcctctccactggtcccctcccctggtccccTCCACTGgtcccctcctctggtcctctggtcccctcccctggtcctctcccctggtcctctggtcccctcctctggtcccctcccctggtcctctcccctggtcctctggtcccctcctctggtcccctccactggtcccctcccctggtcctctccactggtcccctcccctggtccccTCCACTGgtcccctcctctggtcctctggtcccctcccctggtcctctggtcccctcctctggtcccctcctctggtcccctcctctggtcctctggtcccctcccctggtccccTCCACTGgtcccctcctctggtcctctggtcccctcccctggtcctctggtcccctcctctggtcccctcctctggtcccctcctctggtcctctggtcccctccactggtcccctcctctggtcctctggtcccctcccctggtcctctctactggtcccctcccctggtcctctggtcccctcctctggtcccctccactggtcccctcccctggtcccctcccctggtcccctcccctggtccccTCCACTGgtcccctcctctggtcctctggtcccctcccctggtcctctggtcccctcctctggtcctctcctctggtcccctcctctggtcctctggtcccctcccctggtccccTCCACTGgtcccctcctctggtcctctggtcccctcccctggtcctctggtcccctcctctggtcccctcctctggtcccctcctctggtcctctggtcccctccactggtcccctcctctggtcctctggtcccctcccctggtcctctctactggtcccctcccctggtcccctcccctggtcctctccactggtcccctcccctggtccccTCCACTGgtcccctcctctggtcctctggtcccctcccctggtcctctcccctggtcctctggtcccctcctctggtcccctcctctggtcccctcctctggtcccctcccctggtcccctcccctggtcctctGGGGTCTCTGACCGGCTGTGTCTTCCCAGAGTTTGACAGGTTCCTGGCCGGCAGGGCCCAGGCTGCCGAGCGCCTGCCCTCGCTGCGGACCCCCTCCCTGGACCACAGCCCCCCTGGGACCTGCAGCCAAGACCCCCCCCACCTGGACCCCCTCTGATGGACCTgcagcccagcccccccccccccccacctggaccccctctgatggacctgcagcccagaccccccccccccccacctggaccccctctgatggacctgcagcccagacccccccctccccccacctggaccccctctgatggacctgcagcccagacccccccccccccccacctggaccccctctgatggacctgcagcccagaccccccccctccacctggaccccctctgatggacctgcagcccagacccccccccccccacctggaccccctctgatggacctgcagcccagaccccccccccccccacctggaccccctctgatggacctgcagcccagacccccccccccccccaccaggaccCTCTCAGACTTTCGATGGCTGGCAAGAGGAACGGAATCTGCTGCTAGCCAATTAAATGagaagagaaagtgtgtgtgtgtgtgtgtgtgtgtgtgtgtgtgtgtgtgtgtgtgtgtgtgtgtgtgtgtgtgtgtgtgtgtgtgtgtgtgtgtgtgtgtgtgtgctgtatggAATAAGTTATTTTGGACCAAGAATATTTTTAACCAATTGTGAGTAAGTACAAATActatgaaaatatttttttttaactaaattTGTTTCCTTTCTGCTACTGAAACAAAAACGAGCGTATATTTAATTCAATGTCGTACGTCCCGACAAGTTTGGGGAACAAGATGGGGCTTACATGAAGAGCAGGCACTGAAGCACTGCTCATACATGTTGTAGACCTTTAAGTAGAGCGACGATGACAATTTAACTTACTTAACTTTGTCTGAGAAGAATATCCCATTTTTACACGTCTGACACTATAGTTTGTGTACTATTAAACTGATACTCGAGtattcatttatacattttcattCTGTGAGGGTTTGTCCATTAGCCCTACAAGTGTATGATTAAAAATGTAACGTAGTTTGACATTTTATAAGCTTATGAACACGTAAGCGAGAAGTTTAAGGTGAGCCTAATTCATGGAGGGGTTGTGATTGAAGAAATATGCTGCTGTTTCACTCGCATTGCTGTTTTATTTTCTGCTGGTTTTGTAACTTAGCTTGAGCAGTAGGGATTGGTTCTGCACTGAGAAGAAGGTGAAGGTTCACCTCAACTCAATGTTTGAAGAACCAAGCTTCTGCTGATGGATCCAGACACTGATGGTCTGAATCCTGCTGTCATGTTGTGTAATAAACTGTTCTGTTCTGCGTATGCCAATAAAAAGTGCCACCATGTGCTCTGACTGCATGTATAGCCTGGCTGATCTTCACAAGTCCCACACATgaagaaacaaagaaatgcTCTAAACATGAACGATGCAGCTCATACTTCATATGCTTCGCAATTTTAGCTGTGAGTTagtgtgtcggtttgtgtgtgtgtgttatgtgtgaggacaacaacacaatttaacTACTTAAATTATAGATTAGAACAGTGGTACGCACAGATGAAAGAAGACACCGTTTTCCATCCCATGAGGTCACGAGGAGTGCAGGGATAGACCCTTTTGCACGCTGCTGGATAATGAGAAAATAGGTTTGAATCAATAAGGAAACCAAAATATAACAATTATTCAATATAGGCTATAAGGAAGTCGTGGGTATGAAGTATGAATACATGATCACTTTTATTTGAATTATATCATTTGGTAGTATTTGTTGGATTCTTTTTAGGTTCCTGTCAATCTAATAATGGACACTCCTGTCCAACGGGGGGCAGTAAAGCACGATAAAATGAGGGAACCCAGCTTTAGAAATAAAAGAAGAAGTCTCTTCATCCACGTTTGATTGGCGCTTCCAGCGACGCCCTCAGATTACGTGCGTGGTCACGTCGTGCGTGACGTTCATGCCTAAGCGTGGAGTGTTTGGTAACAATTGCCGATAACAGTCTGACAGCTTCGGACCATGTCTCTCCTGCCTGCCGTCCGGGGTCTGCTGAGACCCCTCAGGTGCGTCCTGACGCCCCCCGCCTCTCCGCGGCGCGGCCACGCGGCTGTCGCCGACGCGAGAGCGATTCTTGAGAGCGAACTGGAAGGGATCCGAGTGGCAGGAACTTGGAAAGGAGAACGGATCATCACGTCGAAGCAAGGTCCCAGGATCAACGTGGACGGCAGTCGTGGCAGTGAGTAGGAGATCAACGACAGCATTAAGCATACATTTATTAATCATTTTCAATCCGCTGCCTCGCATCCACAGTGTTTCCACAGTTTTGGAGTAAAGACTcatccatgttcatactttgaCTACACTGATCTTATAGCGTGTGTGTTGATCAGATGAGTGCTGAACTCGCCCCCTGAGCCGCGCTCCTATCGCCTGATCTGTGCCATGTTGCTCTTGTTCATTCTTCGTTAAAGGtcgtgttgcagggtttatttttcAACGAATTTCTGCAATTTGCTTGGtggtatttaagattttaaaaagttatttattgtatttaatgttattAGGTATCATAAAACGGAATGTAATAcgaaaaagtaggtactatttCAGGTAGGTACTATTGCTATTGattcccccagaatgcattgcatgacgtcacgttggggagacagggaccaaagccgcattgagacccttgagagtagagactagtaagagagtgttcagtagattatacagatacaaagatagatacatagatattatatatagttagtttatgctacacgtgaacttcctaagatggcgcaatttgattggttcgctatctcgtgaagcagcctagccttggagttggataagttggagtgattgtgtagtacgggcgtgtgagagtgagggagcgagCACACCCaccgtggtgatgtttggcttgttgtgggctgtctgtcagcatACGCCGGGTTCCACGGTGTGCTTTGTGTTCGTGTTCAATGTACATCTGTCTGGTCGTATTTGCggtagattgatggttaaataatgtcacacgacgatcggttatacttgccggcactcatttgcaagtgcactgattacTGTccgttagaaaacacccgttactgccaaaaacgacaaaaactggactttaacactatttttgagacattttataaatgatacacatattttgagtgctttatgtacccattaatcaaaacttccggttaacctgcacgtagGCCTTTAAGCCTTGCGGATGACGTGCTGATGTGTGAACAGTCTATTGGCTCTGCCCTGCTCACTCATGTGTTGATACTATGTCGACCACACAATCTCCACAAAGTATCTCCTTTTAATGTTTGTGATTGTACGTCTGTTTCTGTCTCCGttactctctctgtgtccgactctcttctccttcctcactCCAGCAATCTTGAATTTCTGTGCCAACAACTACCTGGGTCTGTCCAGCCACCCAGAGGTGGTGCAGGCGGGGGTGGATGCTCTGAACACCTACGGGGCCGGTCTGAGCTCCGTCAGGTTCATCTGTGGCACCCAGGTACAAGGTTataccctcaccctctcactcagcCACCCCATGGGGCAGCAGGTGCCCTCACCCTGACTCTCTGAACTCCTCAGGATCTCCACaaggagctggagaggaggCTGGCTGAGTTCCACGAGAGGGAGGACTGCATCCTGTACGCCAGCTGCTTCGACGCCAACGCCGGCCTGtttgaggtcaggggtcaaaacGGGGCCGtttgaggtcaggggtcaacgcGGGGCTGtttgaggtcaggggtcaacgcGGGGCTGtttgaggtcaggggtcaacgcGGGGCTGtttgaggtcaggggtcaacgcGGGGCCGtttgaggtcaggggtcaacgcGGGGCCGtttgaggtcaggggtcaacgcAGGGCCGtttgaggtcaggggtcaacgcGGGGCCGtttgaggtcaggggtcaatgCGGGGCTGtttgaggtcaggggtcaacgcGGGGCTGtttgaggtcaggggtcaacgcGGGGCTGTTTGAGGTCAGGGGGGAGTTGGGGTCCTGTGTTTACCGGGGGGAGTTACCAGCCCAGCcctgaccccccaccccccaggtgCTGCTGGGGCCGGAGGATGCCGTGCTGTCTGACGAACTGAACCACGCCTCCATCATCGACGGGATCCGGCTCTGCCGCGCAAAGAGGCTGCGCTACAAACACATGAgcctggaggacctggaggCCCGCCTGCAGGAGGCCCAGGTAAGAGACCGCCCGGTAGGAGACCGCCCGGTAGGAGACCGCCCGGTAAGAGACCGCCCGGTAGGAGACCGCCCGGTAGGAGACCCCCAGGTAGGAGACCGCCCGGTAGGAGACCCCCAGGCAGGAGACCCCCAGATAGGGGACCGCCCGGCAGGAGACCCCCAGGCAGGACACCCCCAGGTAGGAGACCGCCCGGTAGGAGACCCCCAGGCAGGAGACCCCCAGATAGGGGACCGCCCGGCAGGAGACCCCCAGGCAGGACACCCCCAGGTAGGACACCCCCAGGCAGGAGACCCCCAGGCAGGAGACCCTCAGGTAGGGGACCCCCAGGCAGGAGACCCCCAGGCAGGAGACCCCCAGGTAGGACACCCCCAGGCAGGAGACCCCCAGGCAGGAGACCCCCAGGCAGGAGACCCCCAGGTAGGAGACCATGATGAGGGCTGCTTGGAGTACCAAGGGTTGGGGAGGAGTTAGACTTTTCTTTAAATCCTCCGTAAATCCTTTTTTAAGAAATGGATCATGCTACTTCTTGGAAGATTTAGTAATTTTCCTATTGCCACATTCATAGGACGTGCCACCGCATGGTGCGGCACCGGCCGTCCtgtacccctccccctcagaaCCCGGAGGGCGGGGTCCTTCTGAGGTCACAGCTGTTATCTTTAAGCTGTTGgtcttaaccctaaccctccatgATCATGAAGTCCAGCTTTTATATTCTTTGCTCCGCTGATCTTAACTGCTTTTGTGCCCCGCTTTttcaccccgcccccccccccccccccccccccccccccccccacccagtcgTCCCGCATGCGTCTGGTTGTGACCGACGGGGTGTTCTCCATGGACGGGGACGTGGCCCCGCTGGAGGGGATCTGCGCGCTGGCCGAGCGCTACGGGGCGCTGGTCTTCATCGACGAGTGCCACGCCACCGGCTTCCTGGGCGCCCGCGGCAGGTGGGCTCAGACCGCAGACCCTTAGGGTCTCTTTGGGGTCCTCTTGGGGTCCCCTCCGTCCCTTAGGGTCCTCTGATGGGGTCCTCTGAGCCGACAGGATGTAGGAGACAGGAGGTAGGAGACAGGGAGCTATCCTTAGGGTCCTCTTTGGGGTGCCCTTGGGGTCCCCTCCGTCCCTTAGGGTCCTCTGATGGGGTCCTCTGAGCCGACAGGATATAGGAGACAGGAGGTAGGAGACAGGGAGCTATCCTTAGGGTCCTCTTTGGGGTCCCCTCCGTCCCTTAGGGTCCTCTAATGGGGTCCTCTGAGCGATGTTGAGATGTTGATACGAGGCCTGGATGAGGATCATCACTGATAGAAGCTCAGAGGACACACCGAGTGCCCCTCCCAGGACGCTCTTGGTGTGGTGAACTACTGGTGATCCTAGGCTGTTTTGGGAGGTTCTTATTTTTTAGCAACGAAATGATTGCCCAAAAACAGCTGTCTTTTTCTCGGCACAAAGTGTTGGGAACACTTTTAAACACTGCAAGGCCAAAACAAGTCTGGGCCCGGACAACATTGGTAGCCATGTCCTTTCTTGTTGTGCAGAACAGCTATGCCCCatcttttattatatttttaatcaATCTTTGTGTCAACAGAAGGTCCCTGACTTATGGAAAAAGTCAACTATAGTCCCTGTTGCAAAGAACAATCACCCCAAGACTTTAAATGATTACAGACCCATAGCCCTCACGTTACTTGTGATGAAGTCCTCTGAAAAGCTGATCAAAAGAGAACTGTCATTTAGGACGAACAGCCTCCTCGACCCACTACAGTTTGCATACAGACTCAACAGAGGGGTCCAGGATGGAACAGTACTTAAACTCATCCTCAAAGACCTTGAGGGTAACAAAAAACCTGCCAGACTAGTGTTAGTGGACTTCTGGTCAGCCTTTAACACCATTCAGCCCCTCCTGCTGGTTGAGAAGCTGCTGCATCAGTTCAAGCTGGAGGCCAACCTTGTGGGCTGGATATTAGACTTCCTCACAAATAGATCCCAGCGAGTTAGAGTAAATGATCACCTCTCTGACTTGGCCCTCACATCAACTGGCTCTCCGCATGGGAGtgttctctccccccttctctacATTCTGTACACCAATGACTGTCGCTCTGTGACTGATGACCGACACATTGTGAAGTTTGCTGATGATACAGTTATTGTCAGCTTACTGAACAATGAGGAAGCTTCACACGGTCCGGTAATCGACCACTTTGCAACATGGTGTCAGGATGCCTCTCTTGAACTCAATGCCTCCAACACTAAGGACATGTGTAATGACTTTAGGTGTAATGTCTTTAACCAGGTAAGAACTAGTATAAATGGTCAGGAAATGGAGGTTTTTAAAGAGTACAAATACTTAGGATCTATTATCGATGACAAGTTGTGTTTTGAGCCAAATACCAGTTTGCTTTGCAAGAAAGGCCAGCAGCGCCTGTATTGCCTTAGGAAGCTGGCCAAGTTTAATGTGGACAAAAACCTGATGACCCTTTTCTAAAGGTCCTTTGTTGAGTCAGTTGTCACCTTCTCCTTAATCTGCTGGTATGGGTCTATCACCGTAAAGCAAAAAAACTCCCTTTCCAAGTTAATTAAGTTGAGCAGCCGTATCACAGGTTCTAATCAGAAAGGCCTGGAGGAACTTTATCAGAAGCAGACGCTAAAAGGGTTGAATCTATCCTGTCAAATAGTTCTCATCCCCTACAGGCTGGATTTCAGATGTTGCCATTCGGATcactctttaaactcccacgactctgaaccaacagatataaacactctttaaactcccacgactctgaggccccgttcacacgaagccgatttcatggcgaaaccgcaaaggtcttgtacggttcggccttccgtacacacgaagccggcgaatccgctgaccgaaaccgcaaacttctgaaaccaccctcggaggtggtttcaaaactgcccggtttcgttttggattcgtg of the Gadus morhua unplaced genomic scaffold, gadMor3.0, whole genome shotgun sequence genome contains:
- the gcat gene encoding 2-amino-3-ketobutyrate coenzyme A ligase, mitochondrial, with amino-acid sequence MSLLPAVRGLLRPLRCVLTPPASPRRGHAAVADARAILESELEGIRVAGTWKGERIITSKQGPRINVDGSRGTILNFCANNYLGLSSHPEVVQAGVDALNTYGAGLSSVRFICGTQDLHKELERRLAEFHEREDCILYASCFDANAGLFEVLLGPEDAVLSDELNHASIIDGIRLCRAKRLRYKHMSLEDLEARLQEAQSSRMRLVVTDGVFSMDGDVAPLEGICALAERYGALVFIDECHATGFLGARGRGTDELLGVMDRVHIVNSTLGKALGGAAGGYTVGPKPLIDLLRQRSRPYLFSNSLPPPVVGSALRALELLLASSHIAQSMAAKTMRFRDQMTEAGFTIAGSAHPICPVMLGDARLASLMADDMLKLGVYVVGFSFPVVPKGKARIRVQISAAHSDQDIDRCVEAFIQTGRKHGVVA